gtcaagtggattaaggcgtcttgtacataccagttgcgttgctcctgggagtatgggttcgagtcacttctggggtgtgagttttcagttgcatattgtcctggggaccattcaggcttgttcgcatttgtgttcctcacgtgtgccccaaagaatgaggtgatttggtaaaatgctatgcccaagattactatccgagtgccggcggtggggtggttcaaatagcctcggctatcacctcattatgtccggtcgtgatggtcaagtggattaaggcgtcttgtacataccagttgcgttgctcctgggagtatggttcgagtcacttctggggtgtgagttttcagttgcatattgtcctggggaccattcaggcttgttcgcatatatatatatatatatatatatatatatatatatatatatatatatatatatatatatatatatatatatatatccctttgtacagtcgtgatggtcgagtggttaaggttttctgtacaccagttgcatagtgttcctggcagtataggttccagtcacttctggggtgtggagttttcagttatatatatatatatatatatatatatatatatatatatatatatatatatatatatatatatatatatatatatatatatatataactgaaaactgttatagttatatatatatatatatatatatatatatatatatatatatatatatatatatatatataactgaaaactgttatagttatatatatatatatatatatatatatatatatatatatatatatatatatatatatatatatatatatatatatataactgaaaactccacaccccagaagtgactggaacctatactgccaggaacactatgcaactggtgtacagaaaaccttaaccactcgaccatcacgactgcacaaaagatgatggtagccgaggcaatttgcccatcatcccgacggcactcTGGAGACAATCTTGGGAgaaatattttatcaaatcacctcattttttgggccaCGTGAGCGGTGTTCCTACTCTTATAGCGAACTGTCTTCTGTTTCGTGTTAGAAAGGGTCACGTTTCTCTCGGTTATGTCTTTCTTGATACTTTCCTCCTTCTTGCGAGTCATTATGAAGTATTAAATGCAAACTAAACCTTGAAGAAATGATGTTTTTAACCATTTCTCATGTGAATATGAATAAGTATAAATAAAATTCATGTTGTAAGGTTAAGTGGTTGTTTTAGTAATTTACAtcgttgtaaaaaaaaaaattctttgatGAATATTGTCAAAGGAATATTTATCGATAcagaaatataaatataaagcTATATAAATTGAACAAATAGCTTTTTACCATATTTAGTGTATCTGTCACAATTCTAGGATGCAGGAAAGGAAAATAAATGTGAATATAAACTTACTTAATATTTGATGACACAACATGGCAGCAGAAGGTGAAACATAAAAGTTAGACACAAAAGTCTTGGCCGAGATTCATGTATTTGTTACAGTAATTATTGATGATCATATCAGCATATTGGTCGACGAGGATGTACCCTACATGGCAAGGGTCCTGGCAGTTCCAGTAGTGCCACGGGGGAGTGTGCAGGAGTTGTGCCTCACAGCGGAGGGTGTAGGCCCGGGAGAGTGGCACGGTGCTGTCCCAGATGATCACACCTGTCCCTGACAGTGCAGCCACCGCCGCCTTGTTGTACAACGGGTAGTTACTCCGGGTGTTGATGGCTTTCCATGCATTTGGTTCGCTGGCTCTCTGAGGGTAAATTCTCTTTTCTTTATCACTAATATTTCATTCATGCACGTTGTAATGAATTCTGGTTTTAAAGTTATTTTTGAAAATTagcaaaatataatatatacaaaaatTTACCAGAATGCAATATGAAATACTCTTTGCTTATAAAAcagctttatttaaaaaaaataataataatagtagcaGCAATAACAATGCAACAGTGACACTACCACTGTAGTAACTCCAGAATTTAAGGTGCACGGAAGGAAAAGTAATTACATCAGGTAACATACAAACAGCTTGGTGGGATGAATTGTCGGTTTAAGAATTTCTTAGGCTTTAGGCATCTCTAAGATATGGGGTCATATATGAAAGATATACCTAAATAAAATAATGTTGAAAGTAATCAACATAAATAAATCCTAATAGGATTAAGTTATAAATAAATGGAAAAAAATACCTCGTATCAATTTAATATCCCGTAGAAAAAGGGGAAAATTTTTCGTTTAATTTTTTTATAAGCCACAACCTTGTAAGCCCAAGGCACTGTGACTAATGGATAATCCGACACTGcccagaactatcaacatcactaCACGGAACTCCAAAGTTACCAAAAAGCCAGAAGCCAAGTCACCAACTGTAGCAGACCCAATACTCTCATGGTATCGAGAACCATAGCAGACCCAATACTCTCAGGTTACTGAGAACGTAGCTGCCCAATACTCTTAGGGTATCGAGAACCGTAGTAGATTTACTACTATTTAGGGTATCAAGAATCGTAATTGTTTCACTACTCTCTGGATATGGAGAGCCGTAGAAGTTGCACTACTTTCTGGGTATCGAGATCCGTAATAGATACTCGGCTCCCTGAGAGTAGTGTATCACTTGGAAACAGTACCTGTAGGACATCAAATAACAATAAAATACACTGTTTTAGGAATCAAGGAACAGAAAGATACTCATATTACCCTAAGGTCGTCGAGGAGCTTAAAGACGACAGTAGTGTTGGCTGCGAGGCGGGTGAGTTGGTCCTTGAAGCTACTGATGTGCGTCCTATACAAggcgacggctgcctcgggtcccTGGCTCTGGTACACATCTTGAGTTGCTTCCATCCAGTGCAGTGCCGCAGCTGTAGGGAACCTCCATGTTATGACTCGATTATTCATCGTGTATTGTATGCAGCACATGCATTCATCATATATTGTTTGGAGTACATGTATTCATCATGTATTGTCTGGAGTACATGCATTCATCATTTATTGTATGCAGTACAAGCAttcatcatgtattatatgcaataCATGCACTCATCATGAATTGAATAACGTGCATGCATTCATCATGTATTATTTGGAGTACATGCATTCATCATGAATTGTTTGGAGTACATGCATAATGCATATACTGCATGCAGTACATGCACTCATCCAGAGCAATTCAGACATTTTTGTGTCTGAATTGTCTATTTTTGTGTCTGTAATCTAATATTAATTTAATGACTTAATTTTATTCTATTAATTACTATCTGACTTCTTGTTAGACAGATAAACTTTCTTAATGAGTGAATAAATCTGTACTTGAGTTAAGATCCAGTGCATTATACTGTAACAATTGACTGCAAGAACAGGTAACACTAATATCCACGAAGCAATATGTAAGTGTCAACCGGTTGCGAAGTGCCTGTTCCCTTGGTAGGTAGACACTTGCAATGGATGCGTCAAATGAACTCTGCCGGATAATTGATGGTATAAGTACTTATGTACTGAACATTAGCAGTTACtttgtaaataaaatataatttaagtaATAAATAAATGTTGTAAAGCTGACTACTGACCGATGATGACGAGTGTCGGGGAGCGGTGAGGGTGCTGCTCCCACTCCGTCAGCTTCTCCGGCAGGATCTTCAATAATGTATCCCAGTAGTAGGTTAGGTGGAAGTTAACTCCAAGGTCACGTACTTCAATATTTTGCCAGAGTTTGAAAGTATGAAGTTCTGCCTCTAGAGCAGCTGCACTAAGCCACTTGCCCTGTGGGTATAGAGCGATTTTTAGTTTGTGAAACATTTTATACTGGCTGTGTGTAGACCTATACTGTGATGTGTATAGTCCTATACGGAGCTGTGTGTAGTCCTATATTGGGATGTGTGTAATCATTTACTGAGCCCGTGTGTAGTCCTATACTGGGATGTATGTAGGCCTGTAATGATGTATGTGGAGGCCTACATTAAGCCGGTAGAAGGCTGTATACACGACTACAATGAACTATGTGAAGCCATACACTGGGCAATACGTCTGCCTACAAAGCGGTATTATGTCTATGCGGAATTATATGTATGGTTTCACTATGTTGAGCACAGGTCGACACAAGCGTTATGCAAGCTTTCAATGAGAGGCTAACACTATTCTGTGTGTTGGCCCTCATCAAACAATTTCACTCTTTCTAAACGTGCTAAAACGAAATTTCATTGTTTGGGGgacgttttaaattacgtttaatatacgtattttgagaatttgtaaagaCAAGTATAAAACGTGAGGTCATAACGTTTTAATAGAACGTGTTTTAAATGTTATGACATAACATTTTGGAGCAAAAGTTTTTAAAATGTTAgttctaattattaattattgcaattattttggtataaatatatttattgcaTTTAGAAGAATAGggaaaaaagaagagagagagagagagagagagagagagagagagagagagagagagagagagagagagagagagagagagagagagagagagagagagagagagagagagagagagagagatagagagagagagagagagagagagagagagagagagagagagagagagagagagagagagagagagagagagagagagagagagagagagagagagagagagagagagagagagaaagagacagacagacagacagagagaatgcgaaaggaaggagagagagagaaagggaacagagggacagggacagagggagaCAGGGGGGTCAGAAGGGGACAGAAAGGGTCAAGGGGAAAGAGagggacaggggacagagagagagacagggacagagaggaagacagggacagagagggagacagggacagagagggagacagggaaagCGAGGGAGACAGGGTCAGAGGggaagacagggacagagagagggacagagagagggacaggaggacagagaagggGACAGGGGCACAGAGAGGGAGACGgagggacaaagtgagggacagagagtcagagagagacagagggacagagagaaagacaagaggacagagagacggacagggggacagagagagagggacgaaTGAACACAGAGAGGGACGGGGGGACAGAGATGGGACAGGGAGACAAGGAGGGAGGAAAAGGGGACAGAAAGAGGGACGGGGGGGACAGAGGGCACAGAGAGAGTGACGGGGGGACGGAGGGAGAGACGGGGGTCAGAGAAAGAGAcggggggaaagagagggggacGGGGGGACAGAGAGGGCGACGGAGGAAAAGAGAGCGGgacgggggacagagagagggacgggggacagagagagggacgggGAACAGATAGAGGGACAGAGGAAAAGAGAGGGGACAGAGAGGAGATGGGGGGACAGAGGAAAAGAGAGGGGGCAGAGAGGAGACGGGggaacagagagagggacagagaaagGGACAGAGGTGTTTAGTCTGGCTGGAAGGAGACGTCTTCCCGATTGCTGGCAGTTGATGGTAGTTGAAGATGAtaggtgttggtagtgtttcttCATTCTTCATTGGTCCTTCATTCTTCTGGCGCACTTCCCAGGAATGATGTCATTATCAGCAAGTTACTGGCGTGGTGTCACCCAGGTCGGCTTCTGTGATTGGATGGAGCTCACTTACGCTTTAGCTATCTTTGGGAGTGGCTCTGCTCTTTGATCGTTCTATCCATTACATGAATTTCATCTGCCGCAGTTGGTAAAGAGGCAAGCAACAGCCATTCGAGAAGGGACGAAGTATTTATAGTGTTAACAGTGATCAAGCTCTCACAACTTCACAGTTGCCATTACAAGCAAGCCTGCACGTTGTTTCGGCTGGTGTCATGACTGGAGTTTACGAAGACACAGAGGAAGACAGCCATGGATGTGTGTGTCCCTAGAAAAAGCCATGAACCAGAGAAACTGAATACATAGTCAAGGTGAGGCTGTTCTTGACAGCAAGTATTGTGTGCTCATTCTGCACTGGTGAGTTAGCCTTAGTGGAAGGAAGTACCCCTAAGTCTTTGGAGACTTAAGGCTTGTGGCACGTTTGGAGTTAGTGGAGAGTTGAATCGCTTAGTCAGTTTTAGCCGACCCCTACGACGCTTTCATAATTTTTTATgtattgtgtattaaaaataagtttgttgtgttatatatttgaatattattataaaatatttattattataataatcttATATAGTATAGCTATATACTAtgactatgtatagttaggcgaagatta
The sequence above is a segment of the Procambarus clarkii isolate CNS0578487 chromosome 35, FALCON_Pclarkii_2.0, whole genome shotgun sequence genome. Coding sequences within it:
- the LOC123768573 gene encoding uncharacterized protein, with amino-acid sequence MNASVELTTGCNGLVSRTGCTQGKWLSAAALEAELHTFKLWQNIEVRDLGVNFHLTYYWDTLLKILPEKLTEWEQHPHRSPTLVIIAAALHWMEATQDVYQSQGPEAAVALYRTHISSFKDQLTRLAANTTVVFKLLDDLRRASEPNAWKAINTRSNYPLYNKAAVAALSGTGVIIWDSTVPLSRAYTLRCEAQLLHTPPWHYWNCQDPCHVGYILVDQYADMIINNYCNKYMNLGQDFCV